One window from the genome of Deinococcus sp. NW-56 encodes:
- the hisD gene encoding histidinol dehydrogenase: MQVLQGDAARAALTRTFSEIPVPQSVLARIEQTFGEPLTPEEVVSRILADVRARGDDALRDWTERLDGHRPEALEVSGAELEAAQIEPELHEAVRLAIRRVRAFYEEQPAHGFLQEGPDGTLGQLVRPLGRVGVYVPGGLAPLISTLIHTAVPAQVAGVPEIVVTTPPGKGGSVHPAILVAARELGITRVFRVGGAQAIGALAYGTASVPGVDKIAGPGNLFVVIAKRLVYGAVGIESLPGPTETLVVADDSASPRFVAADLLAQAEHLGAEPVLVSTSRELLIEVQNQLDAQLEALPEPNRSWARDSVLSRMKIVLAADLDEALDLSNLYAPEHLCLLTRDPWSLLNGVRRAGGVFVGEASMEALGDYVAGPSHVMPTGGTARFMSPVNVRDFQTIISVVGVHEETLRRIGPPAAVLARAEGLEAHARAIESRLTPAVPDAHPEATLEAMADVSEEATSGL; this comes from the coding sequence ATGCAAGTCCTTCAAGGCGACGCCGCCCGCGCGGCCCTGACCCGTACCTTCTCCGAGATTCCGGTGCCGCAGAGCGTGCTGGCCCGTATCGAACAGACCTTCGGGGAGCCGCTGACTCCCGAGGAGGTCGTCTCGCGCATCCTCGCGGACGTGCGGGCGCGGGGGGACGACGCCCTGCGCGACTGGACCGAGCGGCTGGACGGCCACCGCCCGGAGGCGCTGGAAGTTTCCGGGGCGGAGCTGGAGGCCGCGCAGATTGAGCCGGAACTGCACGAGGCGGTGCGGCTCGCGATCCGGCGGGTGCGGGCCTTCTACGAGGAGCAGCCCGCGCACGGCTTCCTGCAGGAGGGACCGGACGGCACCCTGGGGCAGCTCGTGCGCCCGCTGGGGCGGGTGGGCGTGTACGTGCCCGGCGGCCTCGCGCCGCTGATCTCCACCCTGATTCACACGGCGGTTCCTGCGCAGGTGGCGGGCGTGCCGGAGATCGTGGTGACGACCCCGCCGGGCAAAGGCGGCTCGGTGCATCCGGCGATTCTGGTCGCGGCCCGCGAACTGGGCATCACGCGGGTCTTCCGGGTGGGCGGGGCGCAGGCCATCGGAGCGCTCGCCTACGGCACCGCCAGCGTGCCGGGGGTGGACAAGATCGCGGGGCCGGGGAACCTTTTCGTGGTGATTGCCAAGCGGCTGGTGTACGGCGCGGTGGGCATCGAGAGCCTGCCGGGGCCGACCGAGACGCTGGTGGTGGCCGACGACAGCGCTTCTCCCCGCTTCGTGGCCGCCGATCTGCTCGCGCAGGCCGAGCACCTGGGGGCCGAACCCGTGCTGGTGTCCACCAGCCGGGAGCTGTTGATTGAGGTGCAGAACCAACTCGACGCCCAGCTCGAGGCCCTCCCCGAACCGAACCGGAGCTGGGCGCGGGACAGTGTGCTGAGCCGGATGAAAATTGTCCTCGCCGCCGACCTGGACGAGGCGCTGGACCTCTCCAACCTGTACGCCCCCGAGCACCTCTGCCTGCTCACCCGTGATCCCTGGAGCCTGCTGAACGGGGTGCGCCGCGCCGGGGGCGTCTTCGTGGGCGAGGCCAGCATGGAGGCGCTGGGCGACTACGTGGCCGGACCCAGCCACGTGATGCCGACCGGGGGCACCGCCCGCTTCATGAGTCCGGTCAACGTGCGCGACTTCCAGACGATCATCTCGGTGGTGGGCGTGCACGAGGAGACGCTGCGCCGCATCGGTCCCCCCGCCGCCGTCCTCGCCCGCGCCGAAGGGCTGGAGGCCCACGCCCGCGCGATTGAAAGCCGCCTGACCCCGGCAGTGCCGGATGCTCACCCGGAGGCGACGCTGGAGGCGATGGCGGACGTGTCGGAGGAGGCGACCTCGGGGCTGTAG
- a CDS encoding ABC transporter ATP-binding protein: protein MSLASSAPALELLDLRKSFGGRAAVAGVSLTVPPGELYALLGPNGAGKTTTIRMIAGLTRPDGGTARIYGHDVTRDARAAKRQLAYLPDDPLLYGKLTPPEYLEFVAGLWEMDAREAAPEAERLLRWLNLWEHRRERTEGFSRGMKQKLALAGALIHRPRLMLLDEPLTGLDAAASRQVKDALREFVDGGGAVVLTTHILEVAERLADRLGIIAAGTLVAEGTPGELLARTGTGTLEDAFLSLTGLRVSNEDPAGTPA, encoded by the coding sequence ATGAGTCTCGCTTCCTCTGCCCCGGCCCTGGAATTGTTGGACCTGCGCAAGAGCTTCGGGGGCCGCGCGGCGGTGGCGGGCGTGAGCCTGACGGTGCCGCCTGGCGAGCTGTACGCGCTGCTGGGTCCCAACGGCGCGGGCAAGACGACCACCATCCGCATGATCGCGGGGCTGACCCGGCCCGACGGAGGTACGGCCCGCATCTACGGGCATGACGTGACCCGTGACGCCCGCGCCGCCAAGCGGCAGCTCGCCTACCTCCCCGACGACCCGCTGCTGTACGGCAAGCTGACCCCGCCCGAGTACCTGGAATTCGTGGCGGGGCTGTGGGAGATGGACGCCCGCGAAGCCGCGCCCGAAGCCGAGCGGCTGCTGCGCTGGCTGAACCTGTGGGAGCACCGCCGCGAGCGCACCGAGGGCTTCTCGCGCGGCATGAAACAGAAACTCGCCCTCGCCGGGGCGCTGATCCACCGCCCGCGCCTGATGCTGCTCGACGAGCCGCTGACCGGGCTGGACGCGGCGGCCTCGCGGCAGGTCAAGGACGCGCTGCGTGAGTTCGTGGACGGGGGCGGCGCGGTCGTGCTGACCACCCACATCCTGGAAGTGGCAGAGCGGTTGGCCGACCGCCTCGGCATCATCGCGGCGGGGACGCTGGTCGCGGAGGGCACGCCGGGCGAGCTGCTGGCCCGCACGGGGACAGGCACGCTGGAGGACGCCTTTCTCAGCCTGACCGGGCTGCGCGTGAGTAACGAGGATCCGGCGGGGACCCCCGCGTGA
- a CDS encoding MFS transporter produces MQAAPARIAARHATAVAVAVTAGHFINDAYGAMLTPLTPALQGKFGVSIAAVTLLSSVYSLTSSVLQPLLGILGERVDRRYAAALGPLMTGLGLTAMGFVPWFGALVLLVAVAGFGSGFFHPAGAAYVALSSPSEKRGLWASLFSAGGTAGMALGPVFAGVGLENLPWFALIGAVIAVITFAVTPPGRAEGRRVSLAEYAGIFRGPLVGLWAMAVLRSLASMGYNAMLPFILLGRGFGAREVGVTLAVYAVASAIGGIVGGRASDRYGRVPVLRAAILTTIPFFVLLILSSPANWWFYPLTFLVGAAVNASVPVGVVAAQEYAPGHVAVASSIMMGFSWGFAGLLIFLVGALADVTTPTTAALVSLTLLLPSALIAYRLPEPKRAAFEG; encoded by the coding sequence ATGCAGGCCGCCCCCGCCCGAATCGCCGCCCGTCACGCCACCGCCGTCGCCGTGGCGGTGACGGCAGGCCACTTCATCAACGACGCTTACGGGGCCATGCTCACGCCGCTGACCCCTGCGTTGCAGGGCAAGTTCGGCGTGTCCATCGCTGCCGTCACGCTGCTCTCCAGCGTCTACAGCCTGACCTCCAGCGTGCTGCAACCGCTCCTGGGGATTCTGGGCGAGCGGGTGGACCGCCGCTACGCCGCTGCGCTGGGGCCACTGATGACGGGCCTGGGCCTCACCGCGATGGGCTTTGTCCCGTGGTTCGGGGCGCTGGTGCTGCTGGTGGCGGTCGCGGGCTTCGGGAGCGGCTTTTTCCACCCGGCCGGGGCCGCTTACGTCGCCCTGAGCAGTCCGTCCGAGAAGCGGGGGCTGTGGGCGAGCCTGTTCAGCGCCGGGGGCACGGCGGGCATGGCGCTGGGGCCGGTGTTCGCGGGCGTGGGGCTGGAGAACCTGCCCTGGTTCGCCTTGATCGGGGCCGTGATCGCGGTGATCACCTTCGCGGTCACGCCGCCCGGCCGGGCCGAGGGGCGGCGGGTCTCGCTGGCCGAGTACGCGGGCATCTTCCGGGGGCCGCTGGTGGGCCTGTGGGCGATGGCGGTGCTGCGGTCGCTCGCCAGCATGGGCTACAACGCGATGCTGCCGTTCATCCTGCTGGGGCGGGGCTTCGGGGCGCGGGAGGTGGGGGTCACGCTGGCCGTGTACGCCGTCGCCAGCGCTATCGGGGGCATCGTGGGGGGGCGGGCCAGCGACCGTTACGGGCGGGTTCCCGTGCTGCGGGCGGCCATCCTGACCACCATTCCCTTCTTCGTGCTGCTGATTCTGTCCAGCCCGGCGAACTGGTGGTTCTATCCGCTCACCTTCCTGGTGGGGGCGGCCGTGAATGCGAGCGTGCCGGTCGGCGTGGTTGCCGCGCAGGAGTACGCGCCAGGGCATGTGGCGGTGGCGAGCAGCATCATGATGGGCTTTTCGTGGGGCTTCGCGGGGCTGCTGATTTTCCTGGTGGGGGCGCTGGCGGACGTGACGACGCCGACGACGGCGGCGCTGGTCAGTCTGACGCTGCTGCTTCCCAGTGCGCTGATCGCGTACCGGTTGCCGGAGCCGAAGCGGGCGGCGTTTGAGGGCTGA
- a CDS encoding isoprenylcysteine carboxyl methyltransferase family protein, whose translation MKARTLAPLLFGFLLVQRLLELRVARANERWARENGAVEYGREHYPLFFLLHPAWMLGLLWEGRRARGGVNWAALLLFVLAQPLRYWVIRTLGRYWNTRILIVPGGERVTGGPFQYVRHPNYVVVALELASGPLAVGAWRTALAGTLLNAALLLLIRIPAEERALRAYREATSEG comes from the coding sequence GTGAAAGCCCGGACCCTCGCCCCCCTCCTTTTCGGCTTCCTGCTGGTGCAGCGCCTGCTGGAGTTGCGGGTGGCCCGCGCCAATGAGCGCTGGGCGCGGGAGAACGGCGCGGTCGAGTACGGCCGCGAGCATTACCCCCTCTTCTTCCTGCTGCACCCGGCCTGGATGCTGGGCCTGCTGTGGGAGGGCCGTCGCGCCCGTGGTGGGGTGAACTGGGCGGCGCTGCTGCTGTTCGTGCTCGCGCAGCCGCTGCGGTACTGGGTGATTCGCACCCTGGGCCGCTACTGGAACACCCGCATCCTGATCGTGCCGGGGGGCGAGCGGGTAACCGGGGGGCCGTTTCAGTACGTGCGGCACCCCAATTACGTGGTCGTGGCGCTGGAACTCGCCTCCGGGCCGCTGGCGGTGGGGGCGTGGCGCACGGCGCTGGCAGGGACATTGCTCAACGCCGCCCTGCTTCTCCTGATTCGCATCCCCGCCGAGGAGCGGGCGCTGCGGGCCTACCGCGAGGCGACCTCGGAGGGCTGA
- the meaB gene encoding methylmalonyl Co-A mutase-associated GTPase MeaB, with translation MTPPDLVTRFRAGDPRALARAITLAESGLDTARPVLRAARERPDRAVVLGVTGSPGSGKSTLTDALIAVLRARGERVAVLAVDPSSPYSGGAILGDRIRMLRHHGDSGVFVRSLASRGALGGLSPRTLPVLALLEGAGFDWVILETVGVGQSEVDVAAVCDHTLLVVTPAGGDGVQAFKAGIMEIADVIAVNKADLPGADRTVRELLAAQGLGAHDEYTWFAPVRRTVAQKGEGVEAVLEAVLAHRAHLGEEGLHTRRAHRAEFEVRTLVQERVLKRAREASGDLYARVARGELDADAAADALLAGEAVR, from the coding sequence TTGACCCCGCCTGACCTCGTGACCCGCTTCCGCGCCGGGGACCCCCGCGCCCTGGCCCGCGCGATCACCCTGGCCGAAAGTGGCCTGGACACCGCCCGACCCGTGCTGCGGGCCGCCCGCGAGCGCCCCGACCGCGCTGTCGTGCTGGGCGTGACGGGCAGCCCCGGCAGCGGCAAGAGCACCCTTACCGACGCCCTGATCGCCGTGCTGCGGGCACGGGGCGAGCGGGTGGCGGTGCTGGCAGTGGACCCCAGCAGCCCGTACTCCGGCGGCGCGATCCTGGGCGACCGCATCCGGATGCTGCGGCATCACGGCGACTCCGGCGTGTTCGTGCGCTCGCTCGCCAGCCGCGGCGCACTGGGTGGCCTCTCGCCGCGCACCCTGCCCGTGCTCGCGCTGCTGGAGGGGGCGGGCTTCGACTGGGTGATTCTGGAGACGGTGGGCGTCGGCCAGTCGGAGGTGGACGTGGCGGCCGTGTGCGACCACACCCTGCTCGTCGTGACCCCGGCGGGCGGGGACGGGGTGCAGGCGTTCAAGGCCGGGATCATGGAAATCGCCGACGTGATCGCGGTGAACAAGGCCGACCTGCCCGGCGCGGACCGCACCGTGCGCGAGTTGCTCGCCGCGCAGGGCCTCGGCGCCCACGACGAGTACACCTGGTTCGCCCCGGTGCGCCGCACGGTCGCGCAGAAGGGCGAGGGGGTGGAGGCCGTGCTGGAGGCCGTCCTGGCCCACCGCGCCCATCTGGGTGAAGAGGGCCTGCACACCCGCCGCGCCCACCGCGCCGAGTTCGAGGTGCGGACGCTGGTGCAAGAGCGCGTGCTCAAGCGGGCACGGGAGGCCAGCGGCGACCTCTATGCGCGGGTGGCACGTGGTGAACTGGACGCGGACGCGGCGGCGGACGCGCTGCTGGCGGGCGAGGCTGTGCGGTGA
- a CDS encoding histidine phosphatase family protein, with product MRYRPPTGFRLPDRRTATEFWVVRHGESTWNADGRYQGQTDVPLSHIGVLQAAALAERLTGQHFDAVYTSDLTRASQTADAVAERLAGQPTVQPEPGLREIDVGELGGLVVADIERRHPEYLRDLQTDPWGTRRPGGESMADLFARCGETFGRLRGRHAGGRVLVFTHGGVVRVAVGLALGGVPGHAWARLSVTNTSITRVLLGEDSGTLLGFNDDAHLEDLIEATEADDVLGQAP from the coding sequence ATGAGGTACCGTCCCCCCACCGGCTTCCGGCTGCCCGACCGCCGCACCGCGACCGAGTTCTGGGTGGTGCGGCACGGCGAGAGCACCTGGAACGCGGACGGGCGCTACCAGGGCCAGACCGACGTGCCCCTCAGCCACATCGGGGTGTTGCAGGCGGCGGCGCTGGCCGAGCGGCTGACCGGGCAGCATTTCGACGCGGTATACACCAGCGACCTCACCCGCGCCTCGCAAACCGCCGACGCGGTGGCCGAGCGGCTGGCGGGGCAGCCCACCGTGCAGCCGGAGCCGGGCCTGCGCGAGATTGACGTGGGCGAACTCGGCGGGCTGGTGGTGGCCGATATCGAACGGCGGCACCCGGAGTACCTGCGCGACCTCCAGACCGACCCCTGGGGCACCCGGCGGCCCGGCGGAGAGAGCATGGCCGACCTGTTCGCCCGCTGCGGCGAGACCTTCGGGCGCCTGCGGGGGCGGCACGCAGGGGGGCGGGTCCTCGTCTTCACCCACGGCGGCGTGGTGCGGGTGGCGGTGGGGCTGGCGCTCGGCGGGGTGCCGGGCCACGCCTGGGCACGCCTGAGCGTGACGAACACCTCCATCACCCGCGTTCTGCTGGGCGAGGACAGCGGCACCCTGCTGGGCTTCAACGACGACGCGCATCTCGAGGACCTGATCGAGGCGACCGAGGCCGACGACGTGCTGGGGCAGGCCCCGTGA
- the purM gene encoding phosphoribosylformylglycinamidine cyclo-ligase, with protein MTQANTDAAPAYERAGVNIDAGHRAVALMKGAVARTHTPNVLGGLGGFGGLFRAAFGDMEDPILVASTDGVGTKTRVAVRTGRVGGLGTDIVHHCVNDILVQGARPLFFLDYVATSRLIPEQVASIVTGAAEACEALGVALLGGETAEMPGVYTEGELDLVGTIVGVVDRPRLIDGSRIQAGDTVIALPSSGLHTNGYSLARMALDELDWGEARADLGGERLEDLLTVPHRAYLGAFDALTGAGVDVRGMAHITGGGLVDNPPRVFPAGLGMRVDTGSWTVPPVFELIVRRAGMERAEAFRALNMGVGFLFIVPAGEQEAALAALRGAGESPWVIGEMVPGAGVTLAGLDGASSR; from the coding sequence ATGACGCAAGCCAACACGGACGCGGCCCCCGCCTACGAGCGGGCAGGCGTGAACATCGACGCGGGGCACCGGGCGGTCGCCCTGATGAAAGGCGCGGTCGCCCGCACCCACACCCCCAACGTGCTGGGCGGGTTGGGGGGCTTCGGGGGCCTCTTCCGGGCGGCCTTCGGGGACATGGAAGACCCCATCCTCGTCGCCTCGACTGACGGGGTGGGCACCAAGACGCGGGTGGCTGTCCGCACCGGGCGGGTGGGTGGGCTGGGCACCGATATCGTCCACCACTGCGTGAACGACATTCTGGTGCAGGGCGCACGGCCCCTCTTTTTCCTCGACTACGTGGCGACCTCGCGCCTGATTCCCGAGCAGGTGGCGTCCATCGTGACGGGCGCGGCGGAGGCGTGCGAGGCCCTCGGCGTGGCGCTGCTGGGCGGCGAGACGGCCGAGATGCCCGGCGTGTACACCGAGGGCGAACTCGACCTCGTGGGCACCATCGTGGGCGTCGTGGACCGCCCCCGGCTGATCGACGGCTCGCGGATTCAGGCGGGCGACACCGTGATCGCCCTGCCCAGCAGCGGGCTGCACACCAACGGTTACAGCCTCGCGCGGATGGCGCTGGATGAGCTGGACTGGGGAGAGGCGCGGGCCGACCTCGGCGGCGAGCGGTTGGAGGACCTGCTGACGGTGCCGCACCGGGCCTACCTGGGAGCCTTCGACGCGCTGACCGGGGCCGGGGTGGACGTGCGCGGCATGGCGCACATCACCGGGGGCGGGCTGGTGGACAATCCGCCGCGCGTCTTCCCCGCAGGGCTGGGGATGCGGGTGGATACCGGCTCGTGGACGGTGCCCCCGGTCTTCGAGCTGATCGTGCGCCGGGCCGGGATGGAGCGGGCCGAGGCGTTCCGGGCGCTGAACATGGGCGTGGGCTTCCTGTTCATCGTTCCGGCCGGGGAGCAGGAGGCGGCGCTGGCGGCCCTGCGTGGGGCGGGGGAGTCGCCCTGGGTGATCGGGGAGATGGTGCCCGGCGCGGGCGTGACGCTGGCCGGGCTGGACGGGGCCTCCTCCCGATGA
- a CDS encoding TVP38/TMEM64 family protein produces MTSAPLPPRRVVAALRWILPAALVLGLTALALTPDARAFLGEGWEALTSSDPAVTRAFVEDLGWAGPLALLAGFVLQAAVPVLPALVMTAVTARAYGPVEGFLLVYLGTLLGAAAGYGLGRALGDTLVRALAGERARQTAHTFAERYGLQGVLLVRLMPVLSADVLNLVAGAAGMGFRPFMVATAVGALPVTALVVWLSGSATRMAWGLGLLSAVVGLGVLGRWWMVRRGGARG; encoded by the coding sequence ATGACCTCCGCGCCCCTCCCTCCCCGCCGAGTGGTCGCGGCGCTGCGGTGGATTCTCCCCGCCGCACTGGTGCTGGGGCTGACCGCGCTGGCCCTCACGCCGGACGCGCGGGCCTTTCTGGGCGAGGGGTGGGAGGCCCTGACCTCCAGCGACCCGGCGGTCACCCGCGCCTTTGTGGAGGACCTGGGCTGGGCCGGGCCGCTCGCGCTGCTGGCGGGGTTCGTGCTCCAGGCGGCGGTGCCTGTGCTGCCCGCCCTGGTGATGACGGCGGTGACGGCGCGGGCCTACGGTCCGGTCGAGGGCTTCCTGCTGGTCTACCTGGGCACCCTGCTGGGCGCCGCCGCCGGGTACGGCCTGGGCCGGGCGCTGGGGGACACGCTGGTGCGTGCGCTGGCGGGCGAGCGGGCGCGGCAGACGGCCCATACCTTCGCCGAGCGCTACGGGTTGCAAGGGGTACTGCTGGTGCGGCTGATGCCGGTCCTCTCCGCCGACGTGCTCAATCTGGTCGCGGGGGCGGCGGGCATGGGCTTCCGGCCGTTCATGGTGGCGACCGCAGTGGGGGCGCTGCCCGTCACCGCGCTGGTGGTGTGGCTCAGCGGCTCGGCCACCCGCATGGCCTGGGGGCTGGGGCTGCTCTCGGCGGTGGTGGGGCTGGGCGTGCTGGGGCGCTGGTGGATGGTGCGGCGGGGTGGGGCGAGGGGCTGA